The DNA region AGACTTGTCGCCACCCAGACGGTGTTGAACGTTGTATCGATATCGTTTGGCATCAGCATGCTGCTGCCGGGCCTCATCCCGGGCATGGTCATTGCGGGGATCGTCGTGATCAACGGCCTGCTCCTCTTTGCGCTGGCGGCCATCCTTATGAAAGTGGTTTGACCGCCGCAGGCGGCATCAATACAACCATGCTCCGCTGCCGGAAGAAGCGCTTGAGAAGACGTATGCGAGGGGTGAGATTTGAACTCACGAACTCCTGCGAGACTGGACCCTGAATCCAGCGCCTTTGACCTGGCTTGGCAACCCTCGCGCCAACAAACCCTGCCGCCGACCACTCACGACAGTCTTTGCGCCTGATATTGTGGGAGGTCAAAGAAAATAAATGTAATCACTCCTCTCTGGCAGAGGAGTTCCGGGAGTTGTTCTCCATGAACCGCTTCATCTCGAGTTCACGCAGTTCGTGCCGCCTGATCTTGCCGGAGATCGTCTTCGGGAGCGACTCCACAAACTCGACCCTGCGGGGATACTTGTAGGGCGCCGTCACCCGTTTGACGTAGCGCTGGATGTCCTTCACCAGCGCCTCCGAGGGCTTGTAGCCGGGTTTCAAGACGATGAAGGCCTTCACGACCATCCCCCGGATCACGTCGGGCGACCCGACAACCGCCGCCTCCTGGACCGCGGGGTGCTCCATAAGGGCGCTCTCAACCTCAAACGGCCCGATCCGGTATCCTGACGACTTGATGACGTCATCATCACGCCCGATGAACCAGAAGTAGCCGTCCTCGTCCATCCGTGCTTTGTCGCCGGTGTAGTAGAACCCGTTCTGGAACGCCCTGCGGTTCTCCTCCTCGCTGGCGTCCAGGTAACCGCGGAAGAGCCCCACGGGCCGGGGGTTGAGCCTGATCGCTATCCGCCCCTCCTCCATGGGACCGACCGGTCTGCCCTCGTCGTCGTGGAGTTCGATATGCCATCCGGGCATGGGCCTCCCCATCGAACCGGGTTTGACCTTCATGCCGGGAAGCGTCCCTATACAGAGCACAGTCTCGGTCTGGCCGTAGCCTTCGTAGATCGTCTTGCCCGTTCCTTCCTCCCAGGCCCTGATAACCTCGGGATTGAGCGCCTCGCCAGCGCTGCAGCAGTGGCGCAACTCGGCGAGATCGAACTTGTCGAGGTCGGCCAGGATCAGCATCCTGTAGATGGTCGGGGGGCAGCAGAACGTCGTCACGCCATACTTCTCCAGGAGCGGCAGGATCTCGGTGGGGTTGAACTTCCCGCGGATATCATATACAAATATGCAGGCACCAACGATCCACTGGCCGAAGAGTTTTCCCCAGGCGCTCTTCCCCCAGCCGGTATCGGAGAGTGTCAGGTGGAGGTCGTTCGGGTGCAGGTCGTGCCACAACTGCGCCGTGACGATGTGCCCGAGGGGGTAGGAGTGGTCATGGAGCACCATCTTCGGTTCGCCGGTGGTGCCGGAGGTGAAGAAGATCAGGAGAGGGTCGGTCGATTTCGTCCGGTGCATTCCGGGCAGGTTCACCAGTTTGTAGGAGCATGGGGCGGGGTAGTCGAGCTCGACAGGGTAGCTGACCCAGCCATCCCGTTTGCCGTCGATCATTAGCATCGCCTCGAGCGAGGGGCACTCGTCACGGATCTCCTCGACCTTCTCTGCGTGCTCGGCCATGGTTATGACCATCTTGATCCCGGCAGCCTGTATACGGTATTTCAGGTCCTTTGGGGTCAGCATCGTCGTTGCGGGGCAGTAGACCGCTCCGAGTTTTATGAGGGCTATGACAAATATCCACCATTCTGGGACCCGGGGGAGCATCAGCATCACACGATCGCCTTTCTTGATCCCGTATTTCAGGCAGATGTTGACGGCCTGGTTCGAGAGGCGCATCATGTCAAAAAAAGTGTATTTCTTCTCGTTTCCTTTCTGGTCAACCCAGATCATTGCCAGTTTGTTCCGGTCATTCTTTGCCCAGGCGTCGACCACATCAAACCCAAAGTTATAGTATTCAGGGACATCTATCCTGAAATTGGCACAGAGTTCTTCGTAGGAGGGTCGGTTTTGCTCTACATCAGCCATAACGCGATCCCTTAGAGGTTGCACGTTTATGGTTTAAAGGATTCACTAAATGAAAACACCGAGGCCATCAAACCAATACTTCCAGGCTGGGATGGATTCCGGGGGTGGTTGCATTGCCACGCACCAACTCCTATCCGGAGCCGGGGTGGTGGCCTGGGTTTTTATGAGACTGCTCGCGCCGTTTTCATGTGGCCTCCGGGAGCATGTCAGGAGAGGGGAGGGAGCGTCCCATCCCCCATCCCACGGCGAGCCCCCACCCGGGGTGGCGATTCCCTATCGATATGGTGTTCGGGGAGAGCATCCCCTCAGCCGGTTCCCGGTGAGAGACTTCCCCGAAATCCTGTTTCCCGTCCCCTGACACGGCCATCGGGTCAATAGCCATGCACTGCCCGCCCCCACGCAGGGGGCGGGGGTGTTTCCAGAGGTAAAAACGGTGTCGCGGTGAAACGCATGAGACAGGGGAAAGGGGCGCTGGCGGTGGTCGGCCGCAAAAGATGTTTAACGCGGTGGTGGTTCGAGGGCACCAAGCCATGAACGAAGTGGTTTGCTGAGTCCCGCAATTGCCATAAAGACCTGCTATGAAAAGATGCAGAGGGCCGCGCCGCTTCAGAGTATGGACAGCAACCATCAAGCAAGTGAACTTTTGACACACCCGAATACACCCCGTGAACTCTTTCGTCGACCAGCCGCGCTCTTTCGATGGATAGGCAGTAGTGTGTGGCGATTCCAATGAATGCGGCGTTCGGGACGCAGATGAAACTTCTGCGGATCTAACGGGAAACCAACGAAGAACACCCCTCTCCGGAATGGCGTCTTGCAAAAAGAACCAGGGCACAACCTGAAGGTATACCGGTCTGATGCCCTCCCGTTTGGGAGCAGCCACACATTACTATTATGGTATAAAAAATGATACTAATATCGATGGATGAGAAGGGATACGAGTCACTAAAAATTGAGAACATTGTCGCCTCCGGTGTGATCGCAGATGCTATCGACCTTGAAAGCGTATCCGGGAAGATAAAAAACTGCGAGCTGAACACCAAGCGGTTCCCAGGAGCTGTCTACCGCATCGAGAAGCCAAAGATCGCATCCCTGATCTTCTCCTCTGGTAAAGTGGTTCTCACAGGAATCAGGAGACCGGAAGACCTTCAGGACGGCCTTGAAATCATCATGCGTTCGCTCCGTGATGCTGGTGTCGACACCTACAGCGAACCTCAGGTCGCCGTCACGAACATAGTCTGCTCTTACGATATGGGCAAGTACATCAACTTAAACAAGGTGGTCATCACACTGAACCTTGAGAACATCGAGTATGAACCCGAACAGTTCCCTGGACTTGTATACCGCATCGATGACCCGAAGATCGTTGCCCTTCTCTTCAGTTCCGGGAAGATCATCCTGACCGGCGGAAAGAGGATCGAGGATGTCAAGAGAGGGCTCGATTTCCTCGAGCAGCGGCTCGAGACTATCCTCTGAGAGGGTTTTGACTCACCGATCAAACATGCAGGAAGCTCACCCCTTTAGGGGTGGGTAGTTGACCATCCACAACCCCCCGCGACCCACCGCCTGCCATATCAAGAACCGCCGCCCGCGGTTCTTCCAGGTGATCACGGTCTTGAGGGTTCAGATCAGATATTCTGTGAGTGCTCTCGAACCGCTGGAAAAACTACATGATGCCCACAAGGCCACATGCATACCAGATGAAAATATCTAGAGAGCCATTTTCATACAAAAATAGAGGGAATTATGCTTTCCCGAGCCAGAGATCGACCGTATCGCGGTTGTTCTCGACCCATTTCTTTGCGGCCTCCTCTTCAGGCATGCCGTCCGCGATATCGGTCATGACCGAGGCGATATCCTCGCTGGTCCAGCGGAACCGCTGGAGGATGGCATAAGCCTCAGGGTCGTCGGTCTTCAGATCCTTGCGCGCCAGGGTCACAATATCCTCGGCACTGCCATAGACACCTTTCGGGTCGTCAAGGAACTTGAGGTCCCAGCGACCGAACTTCCAGTGCGGCGACCACCCGGTCACCACCACCCACTCCTCACTGTTGATGGCGGAACCCAGCGCCGCGGCCATGCTGGCACTGCTGCTTGCGACCAGTTCGTAGTTGAGGTCATACTCCTCGAGGGCCTGCTCGGTCCGGGTCATGATGCCCGCACCGGGCTCGATGCCGACTATCCTACCGTCGAACTTATCGGCGACGTCGTTCATCTCCTCGATCGAGTCGATGGTCACGTAAGTCGGGACGACAAGTCCAATACGTGCCGCACCGGGGATGTTTTCATTGACGTAATCGATCTGGTCGCCGTACTGCTCCCAGTAGTGCTCGTGGGTGTGAGGGAGCCATCCGGTCGTCGTGAAATCTATTTTACCGCTGGCAAGCCCCTGGTAGAGCGGGCCCGCGTCGACAGCGATCATCTCAACATCGTAGCCAGCCTCCTCAAAGACCTGTTTCATCACGTTGCTGCTCGCGATGGCACAGTCCCAGGTGACGTAACCGATGCGAATAGTCTTTTTAGGCTCCTCCGTTCCGGTGCAGCCGGCAGATACAAGGCAGAGCACCAGAATAACGCCCACCAGTGCAAGCAGGCTTCCAATCTTTCGAACCATATAATTCACCCTCCAGTTTTTTGCCGCACAACACGGCGGTATGCATCATAGATCCGGGTTGTGTGGGGTTTCCGGATCTCTCCTGGCGCTTTTGCACCCCACAGGAAAACGGCCAGTATTTGACCGCTTCAAATTATGAAGAGCACCTTATTTAAGTTTTACTGGCTCCTTTT from Methanoculleus receptaculi includes:
- a CDS encoding AMP-binding protein → MADVEQNRPSYEELCANFRIDVPEYYNFGFDVVDAWAKNDRNKLAMIWVDQKGNEKKYTFFDMMRLSNQAVNICLKYGIKKGDRVMLMLPRVPEWWIFVIALIKLGAVYCPATTMLTPKDLKYRIQAAGIKMVITMAEHAEKVEEIRDECPSLEAMLMIDGKRDGWVSYPVELDYPAPCSYKLVNLPGMHRTKSTDPLLIFFTSGTTGEPKMVLHDHSYPLGHIVTAQLWHDLHPNDLHLTLSDTGWGKSAWGKLFGQWIVGACIFVYDIRGKFNPTEILPLLEKYGVTTFCCPPTIYRMLILADLDKFDLAELRHCCSAGEALNPEVIRAWEEGTGKTIYEGYGQTETVLCIGTLPGMKVKPGSMGRPMPGWHIELHDDEGRPVGPMEEGRIAIRLNPRPVGLFRGYLDASEEENRRAFQNGFYYTGDKARMDEDGYFWFIGRDDDVIKSSGYRIGPFEVESALMEHPAVQEAAVVGSPDVIRGMVVKAFIVLKPGYKPSEALVKDIQRYVKRVTAPYKYPRRVEFVESLPKTISGKIRRHELRELEMKRFMENNSRNSSAREE
- a CDS encoding TATA-box-binding protein — encoded protein: MDEKGYESLKIENIVASGVIADAIDLESVSGKIKNCELNTKRFPGAVYRIEKPKIASLIFSSGKVVLTGIRRPEDLQDGLEIIMRSLRDAGVDTYSEPQVAVTNIVCSYDMGKYINLNKVVITLNLENIEYEPEQFPGLVYRIDDPKIVALLFSSGKIILTGGKRIEDVKRGLDFLEQRLETIL
- a CDS encoding glycine betaine ABC transporter substrate-binding protein, translating into MVRKIGSLLALVGVILVLCLVSAGCTGTEEPKKTIRIGYVTWDCAIASSNVMKQVFEEAGYDVEMIAVDAGPLYQGLASGKIDFTTTGWLPHTHEHYWEQYGDQIDYVNENIPGAARIGLVVPTYVTIDSIEEMNDVADKFDGRIVGIEPGAGIMTRTEQALEEYDLNYELVASSSASMAAALGSAINSEEWVVVTGWSPHWKFGRWDLKFLDDPKGVYGSAEDIVTLARKDLKTDDPEAYAILQRFRWTSEDIASVMTDIADGMPEEEAAKKWVENNRDTVDLWLGKA